The proteins below are encoded in one region of Neisseria bacilliformis:
- the ileS gene encoding isoleucine--tRNA ligase, protein MTDYRKTVNLLDTPFPMRGDLAKRESQWLKSWYEQKRYQKLRQISKGRPKFILHDGPPYANGDIHIGHAVNKILKDIILRSKTLAGFDAPYVPGWDCHGLPIEVMVEKLHGRDMPKAKFRELCRSYAAEQIARQKKDFIRLGVLGDWEHPYLTMDYKTEADTVRTLGEIYKAGYLYRGAKPVQFCLDCGSSLAEAEVEYKDKVSSAIDVAYPFKDTAALAAAFGLDKIEGEAYGVIWTTTPWTLPASQAVSAGAEIVYQLIDTPKGRLVLAKDLAQSALERYGFSDGLKVLAETTGEKLENLHLSHPFLERDIPLLNGEHVTTEAGTGLVHTAPAHGLEDYFVCIKYGIELINPVNAQGRYIADTPRLAGMTVWEANPLVIDWLAENGRLLANGKIEHSYAHCWRHKTPLIYRATGQWFIGMDKNGADGKTLRNKALQAVDDTEFFPAWGRARLQAMIEGRPDWVVSRQRFWGTPMTFFAHKETGELHPDSAALLEKIAQRIEEKGIEAWFALDKSELLDAEDCEHYDKLPDTMDVWFDSGSTHYSVLKQREELAWPADLYLEGSDQHRGWFQSSMLTGCATLGRAPYKQLLTHGFVVDQDGRKMSKSLGNVVAPQEVYNEFGADILRLWTATTDYSGELAISKEILKRVTESYRRLRNTLRFLLANLSDFHPIEDAVPQADMVEIDRYALVMARRLQEKLAGDYYPRYAFHFAVQDIVAFCSEDLGAFYLDILKDRLYTTPAGSHARRSAQTALYHITRSLVLLVSPILCFTAEEAWDIIGGGEEDSVLFHTWHDFPQMPSESEAALSRKWQAVREVRNAVTAAIEPLRSDKSLGSSLQAEVVITAPAELAAALSALDGELRFALLVSKAEVKEGAELSVEVKVSGGEKCERCWHYTADVGTMAGHETVCARCAENVEGRAESRHYV, encoded by the coding sequence ATGACCGATTACCGCAAAACCGTAAACCTATTGGACACCCCGTTCCCCATGCGCGGAGACCTTGCCAAACGCGAGTCGCAATGGCTCAAAAGCTGGTATGAACAAAAACGCTATCAGAAACTGCGCCAAATCAGCAAAGGCCGCCCGAAATTCATCCTGCACGACGGCCCGCCCTATGCCAACGGCGACATCCACATCGGCCATGCCGTCAATAAAATCCTCAAAGACATCATCCTGCGCAGCAAAACGCTGGCCGGTTTCGACGCGCCCTACGTTCCCGGCTGGGACTGCCACGGCCTGCCCATCGAAGTGATGGTGGAAAAACTGCACGGCCGCGACATGCCCAAAGCCAAATTCCGCGAACTCTGCCGCAGCTACGCCGCCGAACAGATTGCCCGCCAGAAAAAGGACTTCATCCGCCTCGGCGTGCTGGGTGATTGGGAGCATCCCTATCTGACCATGGACTACAAAACCGAAGCCGACACCGTGCGCACCTTGGGCGAAATTTATAAGGCGGGCTACCTCTATCGCGGCGCGAAACCCGTTCAGTTCTGCCTAGATTGCGGCTCTTCGCTGGCCGAAGCCGAAGTGGAATACAAAGACAAAGTGTCCTCTGCCATCGATGTAGCCTACCCGTTCAAAGACACCGCCGCGCTGGCGGCGGCTTTCGGTTTGGACAAAATCGAAGGCGAAGCATACGGCGTCATCTGGACGACTACGCCGTGGACGCTGCCCGCCAGCCAGGCCGTTTCCGCCGGAGCGGAAATTGTTTACCAACTGATCGATACGCCCAAAGGCAGGCTGGTGCTGGCCAAAGATTTGGCGCAATCCGCGCTCGAACGCTACGGCTTTTCAGACGGCCTCAAAGTGTTGGCCGAAACCACGGGCGAAAAACTGGAAAACCTGCATTTGAGCCATCCCTTCCTGGAACGCGACATCCCGCTGCTGAACGGGGAACACGTTACCACCGAAGCCGGTACGGGCTTGGTGCACACCGCGCCCGCGCACGGTTTGGAAGACTATTTTGTCTGCATCAAATACGGCATCGAACTGATCAATCCCGTCAACGCGCAGGGGCGTTATATTGCCGACACGCCGCGTCTGGCGGGCATGACCGTTTGGGAGGCCAATCCGCTGGTCATCGACTGGCTGGCCGAAAACGGCCGCCTGCTGGCAAACGGAAAAATCGAACACAGCTACGCCCACTGCTGGCGGCATAAAACCCCGCTGATTTACCGCGCCACCGGCCAATGGTTTATCGGCATGGACAAAAACGGCGCGGACGGTAAAACCCTGCGCAACAAAGCCTTGCAGGCTGTGGACGACACCGAGTTTTTCCCCGCATGGGGCAGGGCGCGCTTGCAGGCGATGATCGAAGGCCGTCCCGACTGGGTGGTGTCCCGCCAGCGGTTTTGGGGTACGCCGATGACCTTTTTCGCCCATAAGGAAACGGGCGAACTGCACCCCGATTCCGCCGCGCTGCTGGAAAAAATCGCGCAGCGCATCGAAGAAAAAGGCATCGAAGCATGGTTCGCGCTCGATAAAAGCGAGCTGCTGGATGCAGAAGATTGCGAACACTACGACAAGCTGCCCGATACGATGGACGTATGGTTTGATTCGGGTTCGACGCATTATTCGGTGCTGAAACAGCGCGAAGAGCTGGCCTGGCCTGCCGATTTGTATCTCGAAGGCAGCGACCAGCACCGGGGTTGGTTTCAGTCTTCCATGCTGACCGGCTGCGCTACTTTGGGACGCGCGCCGTACAAACAGCTTCTGACCCACGGCTTCGTTGTCGATCAGGACGGGCGCAAAATGTCCAAATCGCTGGGCAACGTGGTTGCCCCGCAGGAGGTGTACAACGAATTCGGCGCGGACATCCTGCGCTTGTGGACGGCGACCACCGATTACAGCGGCGAGCTGGCGATTTCCAAAGAAATCCTCAAACGCGTTACCGAAAGCTACCGCCGCCTGCGCAACACCCTGCGTTTCCTGCTGGCCAACCTGAGCGATTTCCATCCCATCGAAGATGCCGTGCCGCAGGCCGACATGGTGGAAATCGACCGCTACGCGCTGGTAATGGCGCGCCGGTTGCAGGAAAAACTGGCGGGCGACTACTATCCGCGCTACGCCTTCCATTTTGCCGTGCAGGATATTGTTGCGTTCTGTTCCGAAGATTTGGGCGCGTTCTACCTCGATATTCTGAAAGACCGCCTGTACACCACGCCCGCAGGCAGCCACGCCCGCCGCAGCGCGCAAACCGCGCTTTACCACATCACCCGCAGCCTGGTGCTGCTGGTCTCGCCGATTTTGTGCTTCACGGCCGAGGAGGCGTGGGACATCATCGGCGGCGGCGAGGAAGACAGCGTGTTGTTCCACACTTGGCACGATTTCCCGCAGATGCCGTCTGAAAGCGAAGCCGCCCTTAGCAGAAAATGGCAGGCCGTGCGCGAAGTGCGCAATGCGGTAACAGCCGCCATCGAGCCTTTGCGCTCGGACAAATCCCTCGGCTCTTCCTTACAGGCCGAAGTGGTGATTACCGCGCCGGCGGAGTTGGCCGCCGCCCTGTCCGCCTTGGACGGCGAATTGCGCTTCGCCCTGCTGGTTTCCAAAGCCGAGGTGAAAGAGGGCGCGGAACTGTCGGTGGAAGTGAAAGTGAGCGGCGGCGAAAAATGCGAACGCTGCTGGCATTACACCGCCGATGTCGGCACGATGGCCGGACACGAAACCGTCTGCGCCCGCTGCGCCGAAAATGTCGAAGGCCGCGCGGAAAGCCGCCAT
- the porB gene encoding trimeric porin PorB: MKKTLIALSLFGLSTAAMADVTLYGQIKAGVEVSQTKIHENGVKTKDHTTTELADFGSRVGFKGHESLGNGLNAIWKVESKTSVAGNSTGWGNRQAYIGLETTAGTIRAGKMSTQLDDMEDQSGKWENNNHALDLETLKRTSEKILSVRYDSPVFAGFSANVQFSPRDNATTNVRGEGYTNGRDGHGGDTSSYYAGLNYENSGFFAQYGFAYKKTASVGTSGKKSGQAHRVVAGYDANNLFVSGTYQYTNGWDSLNSYRATLSGDDDYDAATDGSAGVKTHELAVSGAYTMGNVTPKVSYAHGFKAKGKNLSDAERNSTEYNQVVVGADYDFSKRTTAFAQAGWLKAGKKNDKTETTAGLVGLRHKF; the protein is encoded by the coding sequence ATGAAAAAAACCCTGATTGCTCTGTCTCTGTTTGGTTTGTCCACTGCCGCTATGGCAGACGTAACCCTCTATGGTCAGATTAAAGCCGGTGTCGAAGTCAGCCAGACTAAAATACACGAGAACGGTGTTAAAACCAAAGACCACACTACTACCGAACTTGCCGACTTCGGTTCCCGTGTCGGTTTCAAAGGTCACGAAAGCTTGGGTAACGGCCTGAACGCAATTTGGAAAGTAGAATCCAAAACTTCCGTAGCTGGCAACAGTACTGGCTGGGGTAATCGTCAGGCTTACATCGGTTTGGAAACTACTGCCGGTACCATCCGCGCCGGTAAAATGTCCACCCAGTTGGATGATATGGAAGATCAAAGTGGCAAATGGGAAAACAACAACCACGCCCTTGATTTGGAAACTCTGAAACGTACCAGCGAGAAAATCCTGTCCGTACGTTACGACAGCCCTGTATTTGCCGGTTTCAGTGCTAACGTTCAGTTCTCTCCGCGTGATAATGCCACAACTAATGTTCGTGGCGAAGGTTACACTAACGGTCGTGATGGCCATGGCGGTGATACTTCTTCCTACTACGCTGGTTTGAACTACGAAAACTCCGGTTTCTTTGCCCAGTATGGTTTTGCCTATAAGAAAACTGCTTCTGTCGGCACCAGCGGCAAAAAATCCGGTCAGGCTCACCGTGTAGTTGCCGGTTACGATGCCAATAATCTGTTTGTAAGCGGTACTTACCAGTACACCAACGGTTGGGATAGTCTCAATAGCTATCGTGCAACATTGTCTGGTGATGATGACTACGATGCAGCTACTGACGGTTCTGCCGGCGTTAAAACTCACGAGCTGGCTGTAAGCGGTGCTTATACTATGGGCAACGTAACTCCCAAAGTGTCTTACGCTCACGGTTTCAAAGCCAAAGGCAAAAACCTGTCTGACGCTGAGAGAAACTCCACCGAGTACAACCAAGTGGTTGTCGGTGCGGATTACGACTTCTCCAAACGCACTACCGCATTCGCGCAAGCCGGTTGGTTGAAAGCCGGTAAGAAAAACGACAAAACCGAAACCACAGCCGGTTTGGTTGGTCTGCGCCACAAATTCTAA
- the rfaE2 gene encoding D-glycero-beta-D-manno-heptose 1-phosphate adenylyltransferase: MQTWSQPDFEQKICPPQELAQRIAALPRPLVFTNGCFDILHRGHVTYLAQARSAGAAMVLALNTDASVRRLGKGSDRPINPLADRAAVAAALACVDLVTWFDEDTPAALIETVKPDILIKGGDWPPEKIVGAAQTLARGGQVFSIPFLHQTSTTKTLEKIRASERG, translated from the coding sequence ATGCAAACATGGTCGCAGCCCGATTTCGAGCAGAAAATCTGCCCACCGCAAGAGCTGGCGCAGCGCATCGCCGCGCTGCCGCGCCCGCTGGTGTTCACCAACGGCTGTTTCGACATCCTGCACCGGGGGCATGTTACCTATCTGGCGCAGGCGCGTTCGGCCGGTGCGGCGATGGTGCTGGCTCTGAACACCGATGCCTCCGTGCGCCGCCTCGGCAAAGGTTCCGACCGCCCGATTAACCCGCTGGCCGACCGCGCGGCCGTGGCGGCGGCTCTGGCCTGCGTGGATTTGGTTACCTGGTTTGACGAAGACACGCCCGCCGCACTGATCGAAACCGTCAAACCGGACATCCTGATAAAAGGCGGCGACTGGCCGCCGGAAAAAATCGTCGGCGCGGCGCAGACGCTCGCACGCGGCGGCCAAGTGTTTTCCATCCCCTTCCTGCACCAAACCTCCACCACCAAAACGCTGGAAAAAATCCGCGCCTCGGAGCGCGGATGA
- the folD gene encoding bifunctional methylenetetrahydrofolate dehydrogenase/methenyltetrahydrofolate cyclohydrolase FolD produces the protein MAAQLINGKEVSQQLLADLAQKVEQRKNQGLRAPCLAVVLVGADPASQVYVRNKKTACAKVGFESRAYELPENTPQEGLLALVDKLNADESVDGILVQLPLPPHINGQAVLERILPHKDVDGFHPYNVGRLVVKMPLMRPCTPKGVMTLLQHYGVNPEGKKAVVVGASNIVGRPQLLELLLARATVTICHSKTQNLAAEVAQADIVVAGVGIPNFVKGAWIKPGAVVIDVGINRMDDGSLCGDVEFAAAAERAAMITPVPGGVGPMTIATLMENTLRAAELHDAAGAEAV, from the coding sequence ATGGCCGCACAACTGATTAACGGCAAAGAGGTTTCGCAACAGCTTTTGGCCGATTTGGCGCAAAAGGTCGAACAACGAAAAAACCAGGGCTTGCGCGCACCCTGCTTAGCGGTGGTGCTGGTCGGCGCAGACCCCGCCAGCCAGGTGTACGTGCGCAACAAGAAAACCGCCTGCGCCAAAGTGGGCTTCGAGTCGCGCGCCTACGAGCTGCCCGAAAACACGCCGCAGGAGGGGCTGTTGGCTCTGGTGGACAAGCTGAACGCCGACGAGAGTGTGGACGGCATCCTCGTCCAGCTCCCGCTGCCACCGCACATCAACGGCCAGGCGGTGCTCGAACGCATCCTGCCGCACAAGGACGTGGACGGCTTCCATCCCTACAACGTCGGCCGGCTGGTGGTGAAAATGCCGCTGATGCGCCCCTGCACGCCCAAGGGCGTGATGACGCTGCTGCAACACTACGGCGTCAATCCCGAGGGCAAAAAAGCGGTGGTGGTCGGCGCGTCGAACATCGTCGGCCGCCCGCAGCTCTTGGAACTGCTGCTTGCCCGCGCCACGGTTACCATCTGCCACAGCAAAACGCAGAACCTCGCCGCCGAAGTGGCGCAGGCCGACATCGTTGTCGCCGGCGTGGGCATTCCCAACTTCGTCAAAGGCGCGTGGATCAAGCCCGGCGCGGTGGTGATTGACGTGGGCATCAACCGCATGGACGACGGCTCGCTGTGCGGCGACGTGGAATTTGCCGCAGCCGCCGAACGCGCCGCGATGATCACGCCCGTGCCCGGCGGCGTCGGCCCGATGACCATCGCCACGCTGATGGAAAACACCCTGCGCGCCGCCGAGCTGCACGACGCGGCGGGCGCAGAGGCCGTTTGA
- a CDS encoding HesA/MoeB/ThiF family protein, which yields MDDRDLLRYSRHILLDEIGIEGQEKLLSATVLAVGCGGLGAAALPYLAAAGVGRIILADGDAVDDTNLQRQTAFSEADIGRNKAETLAGRLKSINSRCQTTALPRFLDADELDTQTAEADIVLDCCDNFATRQAVNRACVRHRKPLVSGAAVRFDGQLATYRVDLPDAPCYACLFDGETATDGACALFGVFAPLVGIIGTMQAAAALNVLLGTGAAAHGVLQTYNALSGQWHSFAIPKDPNCRVCGG from the coding sequence ATGGACGACCGCGATCTGCTGCGTTACAGCCGCCACATCCTGCTGGACGAAATCGGCATCGAAGGGCAGGAAAAACTCCTGTCCGCCACCGTACTGGCCGTCGGCTGCGGCGGCCTCGGCGCGGCCGCCCTGCCCTATCTGGCCGCAGCGGGCGTGGGGCGCATTATTCTAGCCGACGGCGACGCGGTGGACGACACCAACCTGCAACGCCAAACCGCCTTTAGCGAAGCCGACATCGGCCGCAACAAGGCCGAAACCCTTGCAGGCCGTCTGAAAAGCATCAACAGCCGCTGCCAAACAACCGCCCTGCCCCGCTTTCTCGACGCAGACGAACTCGACACGCAGACGGCGGAGGCCGACATCGTGCTCGACTGCTGCGACAACTTCGCCACCCGCCAGGCCGTCAACCGCGCCTGCGTGCGCCACAGAAAACCGCTGGTTTCCGGCGCGGCGGTGCGCTTCGACGGCCAGCTCGCCACCTACCGCGTCGACCTGCCCGACGCGCCCTGCTACGCCTGCCTATTCGACGGCGAAACCGCCACCGACGGCGCGTGCGCCCTGTTCGGCGTGTTCGCCCCGCTGGTCGGCATCATCGGCACCATGCAGGCCGCCGCCGCACTGAACGTGCTGCTGGGCACCGGCGCGGCGGCGCACGGGGTTTTGCAGACTTACAACGCGCTGAGCGGCCAATGGCACAGCTTCGCCATCCCGAAAGACCCGAACTGCCGCGTCTGCGGCGGCTGA